A DNA window from Ipomoea triloba cultivar NCNSP0323 chromosome 10, ASM357664v1 contains the following coding sequences:
- the LOC116032467 gene encoding uncharacterized protein LOC116032467, whose protein sequence is MPYAISHRFFPLCTQILSSLRISKPQIMDPHGTIVFSTVGRSHYGFDIFSVQLPSSLEQDRPASEHRLTDGVSINFNGHFLDEGDTFVFVSERSGSPRIYLQENRSAAAGKPQQLLSPSEALFHDRPIVRDERLIYISAHEPPKGVFKSWSALYSTHLGLNKITRLTPYGAVDFSPSVSQSGEFIAVASYGSRPWAGEFRDLQTDIVVFRESDPASRTLLCQHGGWPTWSGDSTIYFHRQADDGWWSIFRIDLPENFTFSGDSANPCEISPIRVTPPGVHCFTPAAMHNCSRIATATRRRGNNYRHIEIFDVESQKFYPVTELLNPNTHHYNPFLSPGSTVLSYHRFRGESLQEDIIPHLDPVRSPVNALRMLRLNGSFPSFSPSGDFIAFNPGFDSDSRLKIIKSDGSRGWTLIKDRTAFGNAWSPTENGVIFTSIGPIFESVKATVQIARLTFDPSKLTDYDDHSDEIPVEIKVLTKEATGNNAFPSCSPDGKHIVFRSGRSGHKNLYIIDSLNGELDGGIRQLTDGAWIDTMPSWSPDGKLIAFSSNRHNPGNAECFSIYVIRPDGTGLRRIHVAGAEGSEEVNRERLNHVCFSSDSEWLLFTANLGGVTAEPVSLPNQFQPYGDLYMMRLDGTGLQRLTWNGYENGTPAWHPKAELDLARLSLGKSGEKLKGKFDEPLWINPDF, encoded by the coding sequence ATGCCATACGCAATCTCTCACCGTTTCTTTCCTTTATGTACCCAAATCCTCTCTTCTCTTCGCATCTCTAAACCACAGATAATGGATCCTCACGGAACAATTGTGTTCTCCACCGTCGGCAGATCTCACTACGGCTTCGATATCTTCTCCGTTCAACTTCCGTCAAGTTTGGAACAGGACCGCCCCGCCTCCGAGCACCGCCTCACCGACGGCGTCTCCATTAACTTCAACGGCCACTTTCTCGATGAAGGAGACACCTTTGTCTTTGTCTCCGAGAGATCCGGCTCGCCTCGGATTTACTTGCAAGAGAATCgctccgccgccgccggaaAACCGCAGCAGTTACTCTCCCCCTCTGAAGCCCTCTTTCATGACCGTCCGATCGTCAGAGATGAACGGCTGATTTATATTTCTGCTCATGAGCCGCCCAAGGGAGTGTTCAAGAGCTGGTCTGCTCTTTACTCCACCCATCTAGGTTTAAATAAAATCACGCGGTTGACGCCGTACGGTGCAGTTGATTTTAGCCCCTCCGTTTCTCAGTCCGGCGAATTCATCGCCGTTGCATCTTACGGGTCTCGTCCCTGGGCAGGTGAGTTCCGCGATCTCCAAACGGATATCGTCGTGTTCCGGGAATCCGATCCCGCTAGCCGAACTCTTCTCTGCCAACACGGTGGTTGGCCTACTTGGTCCGGCGATTCCACTATCTACTTCCACCGCCAAGCCGACGACGGGTGGTGGAGCATTTTCCGGATTGATCTGCCggaaaattttacattttctggAGATTCTGCAAATCCGTGTGAAATTTCCCCTATTCGAGTCACTCCTCCCGGCGTGCACTGCTTCACCCCTGCAGCAATGCACAATTGTAGTAGAATCGCGACCGCTACTAGGCGGCGAGGCAATAATTACCGGCATATTGAGATTTTTGACGTTGAATCCCAAAAGTTTTATCCGGTCACTGAATTACTCAACCCTAATACTCACCATTACAACCCGTTTCTCTCTCCGGGATCCACTGTGCTCAGTTACCATCGATTCAGGGGAGAATCGTTACAGGAGGACATAATTCCTCATTTGGACCCTGTGAGGTCTCCAGTAAACGCTCTTCGGATGCTCAGATTGAACGGCTCATTCCCTTCCTTCTCTCCCTCTGGAGATTTTATTGCGTTTAATCCCGGCTTCGATTCCGATTCACGCCTCAAAATTATCAAGTCAGATGGATCTAGAGGATGGACGCTGATAAAAGACCGGACGGCGTTTGGCAACGCCTGGAGCCCCACGGAGAACGGCGTAATTTTCACTTCAATAGGGCCTATATTCGAGTCTGTAAAAGCCACAGTGCAGATCGCTCGTCTCACTTTCGATCCTTCAAAATTGACTGACTACGATGATCATTCAGACGAAATCCCCGTGGAAATCAAGGTTTTGACGAAAGAAGCCACCGGCAATAACGCATTTCCGTCTTGCTCGCCTGACGGAAAACACATCGTCTTTCGCTCTGGCCGGTCCGGCCACAAGAATCTCTACATAATCGATTCTCTCAACGGCGAATTAGACGGCGGAATCCGGCAGTTAACAGATGGAGCTTGGATTGATACCATGCCTAGCTGGTCACCGGACGGAAAATTGATCGCATTCTCCTCCAACAGACACAATCCAGGCAACGCCGAGTGTTTTAGCATCTACGTGATTCGTCCGGACGGAACAGGTCTGCGTAGAATCCACGTGGCAGGGGCGGAAGGATCGGAGGAGGTGAACAGAGAGAGACTGAATCATGTGTGTTTCAGTTCGGACAGTGAGTGGTTGCTGTTCACGGCGAACTTGGGCGGCGTGACGGCGGAGCCGGTGTCGCTACCCAATCAGTTTCAGCCCTACGGTGATCTATACATGATGAGGTTAGACGGGACGGGACTGCAGAGGCTGACGTGGAATGGGTATGAGAATGGCACGCCAGCGTGGCACCCCAAAGCTGAGTTGGACTTGGCTCGCCTCTCCTTGGGCAAGAGCGGTGAAAAGTTGAAAGGGAAATTTGATGAACCCTTGTGGATTAACCCTGATTTTTAA
- the LOC116031665 gene encoding E3 ubiquitin-protein ligase RNF144B-like: MASVAVQESAATLDLSCDDYYFSLMFDDESVSDHDSPPISDDKYAEELQFQETILSSLIANPNAVTSEPPLVIIEVERMSVGAMEVVELEGGGEKGESSQMFCEICAERKESEEMFRLESCSHVFCTACISKHVATKVQDSIHVVTCPGLNCRGSLEFDSCKAIVPSDVLTRWDEVLCESLIPASEKFYCPYRDCSAMMVNDGDGMITASECPFCHRLFCALCNVPWHSGVGCEEFQKLNEDERGREDIMVRELAKQKNWRRCPFCRFYVEKTEGCLHMSCRCGSEFCYACGAKWTSTHGGCQ; this comes from the exons ATGGCATCTGTGGCAGTCCAAGAATCAGCAGCGACCCTTGATCTCTCTTGCGACGATTATTACTTTTCGCTGATGTTTGATGACGAGAGTGTTAGCGATCACGATTCTCCTCCGATTTCAGACGATAAGTATGCGGAAGAGTTGCAGTTCCAGGAGACTATACTGTCTTCCTTGATCGCCAATCCCAACGCCGTCACCTCGGAGCCGCCGTTGGTGATCATAGAAGTGGAGAGAATGTCGGTGGGAGCCATGGAGGTTGTGGAGCTAGAGGGAGGAGGAGAAAAGGGCGAATCTTCGCAAATGTTCTGTGAGATTTGTGCGGAGAGGAAAGAGAGCGAGGAGATGTTCAGGCTGGAGAGCTGCAGTCACGTGTTCTGCACAGCTTGCATTAGCAAGCACGTGGCGACGAAGGTTCAAGACAGCATTCATGTTGTCACTTGTCCAGGCCTGAATTGCAGGGGTTCTCTTGAATTTGATTCCTGCAAGGCGATTGTTCCTAGCGATGTGTTGACTAGGTGGGATGAGGTTTTGTGCGAATCCCTAATTCCGGCTTCGGAGAAATTTTACTGCCCTTACAGAGACTGTTCGGCGATGATGGTGAACGATGGGGATGGGATGATTACGGCTTCGGAGTGCCCTTTCTGCCATAGATTGTTCTGTGCTCTGTGCAATGTGCCTTGGCACTCTGGGGTGGGGTGTGAGGAGTTTCAGAAGCTGAATGAGGATGAAAGAGGGAGAGAGGATATCATGGTGAGAGAACTTGCTAAACAGAAGAACTGGAGAAGATGCCCTTTTTGCAGATTCTATGTGGAAAAGACTGAGGGGTGCTTACATATGTCTTGCAG GTGTGGCTCAGAATTTTGCTATGCGTGTGGAGCGAAATGGACTTCAACTCATGGTGGCTGCCAGTGA
- the LOC116032878 gene encoding protein LTO1 homolog, translating to MEEDIFDSSLNLEDTHYKQGYSDGYADGLASGVEEGRQVGLKTGFEVGFELGFYRGCIDAWISAIRLDPTCFSPRVQKNIVQMDELLRKYPISDPENESVTDIMDSLRMKFRVICATLNVKLEYEGYPRASGFEDTGF from the coding sequence ATGGAAGAAGATATCTTCGACTCATCTCTGAATCTAGAGGACACGCATTACAAGCAAGGATACTCTGATGGTTACGCCGACGGTCTAGCCTCCGGTGTAGAGGAAGGCCGCCAGGTGGGTCTCAAAACCGGGTTTGAAGTCGGATTTGAATTGGGCTTCTACAGAGGTTGTATCGACGCCTGGATCTCTGCGATTCGCCTCGATCCCACTTGTTTCTCGCCTCGAGTGCAGAAAAACATCGTGCAGATGGATGAATTGCTCCGGAAGTACCCTATATCCGACCCAGAAAATGAATCTGTTACTGATATCATGGACTCTTTGAGGATGAAGTTCCGAGTTATCTGTGCCACACTGAATGTGAAGTTGGAGTATGAGGGTTACCCTAGGGCTTCCGGTTTTGAGGATACTGGATTTTGA